ctcacattcacacctatggtgaATTAGTTAATACACAAGACTGACACAgatcctattttttttttgtgaacggAACCTTTGCCATGGATGCGCAAATGGAAATCCATAGCAACAGTCTATGGACACCAGAATATGGAAGAGTATGGAGAGACCCACATAGAATAAAATAACAGATCCTGATTTTccccacacagcctcctcggtcagtgtgcagtgagagctgtcctccaggtacccgcatggccagaaagaagggggaaccggagtgttgttttgactgtgtcccttgttctgagggaaagatcagcaatacaactggtgagtgtaaagttttaaacatcacagttcagagatgttgtataaacatgtttctcatcacttttttttctcagactcgatggagtgcaccagttgtccagaagatttctggtccagcccccagcgtgaccactgtgttcctaagaaaacagagttcctctcctaccatgagcctctgggtatctgcttgacaaccacctcactgttgggcacatttatctgtgttgttgctctgggcatcttcatccatcatcacagcacacctatagttcgtgccaataattcagaactcagttttcttctcttggtgtcactcaaactgtgtttcttgtgttcattgctcttcattggacgacccagattatggacttgccaactaagacatgcagcatttggcatcagctttgtgctttgtgtctcatgtatcctggtgaaaaccatggtggttctggctgtgttcagggcctccaaaccaggaggtgagtccagtctcaagtggtttggtgctgtacagcagagagggacagttctggttctgacttctattcaagcagcaatctgcactgtctggcttgtctctgcttcaccagtgcctcataaaaacacccagtatcacagtgacaagatagtttatgagtgtgtagttgggtccacagttggttttgcagttttacttggttatattggtttactggctgtcctcagttgtttgttagcttttctagcaaggaatcttccagacagtttcaatgaggccaaactcatcactttcagcatgctgatcttctgtgcagtgtgggtggcctttgtccctgcttacatcagctcaccaggcaaatatgcagatgcagtggaggtatttgccattttggcctccagttttggcctcttggtggcgctgtttggacccaaatgctatataatcctgttgagaccagagagaaataCAAAGAAAGCTGTTATGGGTCGAGGCACCACAAAGATAAACTGAACACTGCTGTCTCTCGGTCTATCCTCTATATTTCAGAATTTAGTGGTAATTATAAGATGACAacataataattatgtaataaAATTGTTGATAATTTTTCCAGTGTTTGGActtaatgtcattttacataACTACTTCCACAAGTAAGAAAAGTAAccttgtttattattatttcacatttatttagcCATGACACGTCATTGAAATTCATACATATAGAATTGCTAAATGTGGATCCACAGTGTATGATTGGTGTGTAGTTTACTTAAAGGTTAAGTGTGTCATTTACAGAGACATGTACAGAATAAGCTTGAGATTGTAATGAAGAAATGGTCCTCtactcacccttcccttccaccCATCAGAATGGCGTTGCCATCTTCAGATGAGGTTctgtttaaagacacatttattaattttaattgtATAGTTCATAGACATGTATGTTAGTGAAAGTTAGTTAATTATCCACATAGTGTTAGTGTTCGATCGCTAACCACGGGCTGGCAATAACTTGCCAATCTGTCCCATTTGAATGAAGCAGCAGTGCTGCACAGTGTTGGTGTTGTGACATGAAGAAGTGTCTTTGACAGGGTTGATGTTCAGGATCTTTCTCCTCTTAAGGATCTTTAGCTGTTAGAGCTAAAGCCAGAGTTGTATATACTTTGTTTCATGTTCAAGTTGGAAGTGGTCAGGACTTTATacaaattatgtttatttcattttgctcAGGTTTGGAAATGGCACATCTGAAGCACAAACTCCAGGAGTAACAAGTGTCTGCTAAGGGACACATCAGCGCATAGAgtagtggagccaggaatctaacccacaactttccagttgaaagatgacccAGTCTACCACTGATCCTCATTAAAGAGGATCAGTCCATCTTAAAACTGGTAACATAATTGCAGGTGTAACAGACCTCACCTGCTGTATATCAGTGCAGGACACTGCAGTGGTGGAAGATGTGTTGCCTGATTGTCCATCTCAAAGGAGGTCACTATAAGTTTGGATATGTTGCAACATTATTGCCCATTAATACTAGAGGACCTCCATTTATAAACAggtgtaaaaacaataaaacaaaaacaaacaacatcatGACATAGATGTAGCAAAGATCATCAACAAAGTGATTTATTGTCACTGTTCAGAGATATTAGATACCTCTTCTCCAGATGCTGGAGCGTCAATAAATATGTTTGGagtttatttacattgttacaagAGAAGAGCTAACAAATTAGATTAAGGCAAACAGAAACATAGCAGCTCAATAACAACTTGTTCACACAGCCGCAGTTTAATAACAGGTGCAATtttgattgattcatttaattaaGAAACATATTTGTGTGACTAAAGATACTGTAAAGATAATCCAAGAAGTAAAACTCaacaactaaaagaaaaaagttacaaaactatatgcaaatgagacatgACGTTCCTGTGGAACGTTCCTACAGCTTGTTATTCTGCCCTGATAGGTGATGTGCAAGAATAAACATTGtaataagtcaataaaatagATGATGTAGCGATAGGACTAAACGCAGTGTAGGGATGAACcagagcaaagtcatgaggGTATTTTTAGACAATAAGTTGCTCTCATTATTGTTGTACTGCTCCTTATTCtccactgtgtcctcctcctcatgtcaGTCACAGGGACAGTTTAatctaaatgggatgcacaaatcTGGAGACGTGATTCTAGGTGGACTTTTTGCAATCAACTTCTTTTCTGATGAAGTTGACCTGACCTTTACCTCAGAGTCACAGCTGCCTACCTGTTATGGGTGAGACAGTATCTGTAGTTGTGAAATATAACTTTGCAGAGTTACTGTATAGAGTATTTTTCAACAGTAAACACTTATATATTTGTGTTAGTTTTCATGTTATAGGATTCAGACAGGCTCACACCATGGCCTTTGCtgttgatgagatcaacagaaactccaacctgctgcctaatgtgactctgggatacagtctgtatgataactgcttACAATTACGATTTGGATttcctgcagcactgaccttagtcagtggtcaagaagagcaatttacattagaggagaactgtgtaggaactcctccagtcctagggattgtgggtgattcaACCTCTTCAAATTCTATAGCCATTTCTGCCGTCctaggtttgtacagagtgcctctggtaagttttgAGTCCTTCAATTGAATCATTATTGtgttaaaatgtttagtttaattgaaattaaattgtattattttacaacacatttaatgaatatCTGACAGTTGAGTCATCAACCTaaagtattttgaaaatattagaaaaaaaattcaactttttCCAGAAGAAGTGGTCTGCTCTTTTTGCAGGTGAGtcattttgccacatgttcctgcctgagtgaccaACAcaagtttccatctttctttaggacgatcccaagtgatgcttttcaggtaaAAATCTGTCTAAAGggaaaatgttatgttatgtaagGCTTGTCTGTGCTAATGTTAGATGTTAAACTCCTCTTAACCTGAAGTCGGTTGCTTTAACTGCTTGACGAAAACATGCGAGAATGGCGATAATGCTACGTCGGCGGGGGGGGGAgtgaggaaatgtgtttaatttccGCTCTGCATTAGCGTGGTGGTTACAGCTGAACATACATTACAAACAGAATTTTTTggtacatgtgtgtatttgacCCGGATGTCCTGTACTGAatgagtctttgatgaaccGGTAACAGGATTTCTAGtgaaagatgattccagcctaTGCATTAATCCCTCTGCTCCGTGTCCACacaggtgaatgctatgattcagattctgaaacactttggttggacttggacAGGTCTGCTCTTCAGTGGTGATGATTATGGACTCCatgctgcccgatcctttcacacagatctgggtccagctggtggaggttgtctggcttacgcAGAGATTTTGCCTCTGGGTGATGATCCTGCTGAACtcaggagaatagtggatgtgatgagaaaatctacagctcgagtggtgattgtgtttgcaaataAGGGTCGCATgattaacctcatgaaagaggtcagtctTTGAAGAGATAAGTTACAAAAACCTTTTAGCCTTtggaaaataatcattactaCTATTTTAATTGCAATTTGTTTAAGTTTCTGCTAAGAAGGTTTGACAGTAATTTTATTTAACAGGACAAATTCAAATTTGTCTGTAATATTGTGtaaaacacaggtttgtgtatgACATCAACTGTGGAAAGTATGAATTTATATACTTTTGTTATATTATTCTGCcatgtacaggtggtgaggcagaatgtgacaggcctgcagtggatgggAAGTGAAGCCTGGTCATCAGTTGATttgctccagactcctcacctcatgccgtatctgggtggaacactgggcatctccattcgtcgaggagaaataccaggactcagagacttcctgttaaaagtacgtcctgacctacatcacaacaacacagatggaaGCAGCATGGTGAGAGTTTCCCTCTGACTTGGTATTTGTAATGAGTATTAAAGCTgcattaatttaaaaatgaactgcattacaggtgaatcagttttgggaacacacatttcagtgtatttttgcaccacctccagcaggttgggtggaagctggaggacaATTGTGTACTGGACAGGAatttatagagaatgtggagaatgaattggtggatgtttcaaacctcaggtcagagtataatgtatataaggctgtgtacgctctggcgtatgctcttgatgacatgctgcagtgtgagccagggacaggacctttcagcaacaacacctgtgctcatttacaaacactggagccatggcaggtgagatatcagtttgcactaaactttttaatttgacttcATCTTTTGTATTTCAAGATTTGAATAAAGTGTAAGAAGTTAATGAATTGACAAATTAAAACTTCTCACTTTCCCCTATACAGCAAGCAGATAGTGGATTGTAATATCAGGTCAAAGTGTAATTATATACAGCAATAGTTATGTGATGTGACTTTAAtggaaattattttcataaaagaaaaacatcttgcCATAATTAGTTGAATGTTTATTTCTCTCTATGCTACTGTGTTcacaaatatactgtaacaAAAATATGTTCTTATACAAGTTAAATATAAGGTGCAGTTTGTAAAGTAGgtcaaacttaaaataaaatgtatcttttatttgacattaaGTTTTGAATgtagtatttatatttaacagtgatatttatgttcatgtactatttaatatatgtataagtGAACCAAGTATTGGTGTAAATGTGGAAATGTAcaacttttttaaacattgtttgaagATAATTTGGCAAAATGTTggtgttattttcagcttgagcCACTTTACAAAAGTAGATCACGTTGATGAACAGGCTAAATAGAAGTAAATTCCATCTCCACTCTTCATTAAGGCCAGAGGCATTTTTCAAGTTGTCAGTCAGTTATCTTTAGCAAAATATCTTTGGCACAATAAATTCCTTTTAAGTCAACATGCACGTGATAAACTGTTGGTCAGCTGAGGCAAACAAACTACTGGGTAGTGATTGTAATTGTTgttcttattttccttttatgtcTGATTCTATTATCCAAAGCTTGTGTATTACTTGGgaaaagtcaacttcaccacatcTTTTGGTGATCAAGTatcatttgatgagaatggtgatgccttacctgtTTATGAcgtcatgaactgggtgtggctccctgatggaagaactaaagttcagagagtgggtgagtttaagaggtcagccttcaaaggtgaagaactcacactggatgaagacaaaatcttctggaactttgaatccaaacaggttatttcTTAATTGTTTTAGCCAACTATCTCTTTCCCCACTCATTGGTCTAGAGTCATACTTTTTCTCTGAGTCCAAAGAGGTTTGCTATGGTCCATCTCACATGAATGATGTCATCCTCATGACAAACCCTTCATGAACCCTATCTTAGCACATCTCCATCCACTCAGCTCCCTCCACAATCTCTTATCAACTGTTTGTCGGAAATTAAATCTTGGTTGACTTCTGCTGCAGCTACACAGCTGGAAGACTGAGGTGATTGCTGTCGCTCCCAGGTCTCTCCTCCATAAGGTTGGAGATCTGGTCCTCTCTGTGGATGGCTTCACCACTTCGCTGTCCATGGAGGTCCGAAACGTGGGTCTCATTATGGAGTCCACTCTATCATTTGACAAACACATCAAATCAGTCACAAACCAACTTTTTCCACCTTAGAACTATCTCACGACTCCGGGAATCACTCCCTGATTCTTTTGCTGAGACCCTCATCCATGCATTTATAATGTTATGCCTGGACTACTGGAATGCTGTCCTGTATGGGGTCCCCAAGAAAATGCTGGATTGGCTCCAACATGTTAGACATGCTCTGCTTCCAGGATTCTCACTCGGACCAAACCATGGCAACACATCACCCCGGCACTGAAACATCTGCACTGGCTCCCCGTTAAGTTCAGGATCATCAGGCTTCCTTTTTCCTCtcatcaaacacatttcttacaGGTTGTAAATTATACGTTGTTTGTTGGAGGGGGACAAATATCCCACTCTGCATCTTGTGCTGCTATGGGCAGAACGACTCAGACATCACTGCCAGCAAAATGCCAACGATACTGCAcagctggcagccatgtgtCAATGGCATGTGCACCGATTGGGGGATTAAAAAATGGCCAGTTCATCATCGATCTTCACAAAGCCGCAACATTCCTGTGGACGCAAACGGAAATCCATAGCAACACTCTGCGGACACAGAACATGGAAGAGTATGGAAAGACCCCCATAGGATAAAATAACAGATCctgatt
The nucleotide sequence above comes from Solea senegalensis isolate Sse05_10M linkage group LG3, IFAPA_SoseM_1, whole genome shotgun sequence. Encoded proteins:
- the LOC122767079 gene encoding extracellular calcium-sensing receptor-like, encoding MHKSGDVILGGLFAINFFSDEVDLTFTSESQLPTCYGFHVIGFRQAHTMAFAVDEINRNSNLLPNVTLGYSLYDNCLQLRFGFPAALTLVSGQEEQFTLEENCVGTPPVLGIVGDSTSSNSIAISAVLGLYRVPLVSHFATCSCLSDQHKFPSFFRTIPSDAFQVNAMIQILKHFGWTWTGLLFSGDDYGLHAARSFHTDLGPAGGGCLAYAEILPLGDDPAELRRIVDVMRKSTARVVIVFANKGRMINLMKEVVRQNVTGLQWMGSEAWSSVDLLQTPHLMPYLGGTLGISIRRGEIPGLRDFLLKVRPDLHHNNTDGSSMVNQFWEHTFQCIFAPPPAGWVEAGGQLCTGQEFIENVENELVDVSNLRSEYNVYKAVYALAYALDDMLQCEPGTGPFSNNTCAHLQTLEPWQLVYYLGKVNFTTSFGDQVSFDENGDALPVYDVMNWVWLPDGRTKVQRVGEFKRSAFKGEELTLDEDKIFWNFESKQPPRSVCSESCPPGTRMVRKKGEPECCFDCVPCSEGKISNTTDSMECTSCPKDFWSSPQRDHCVPKKTEFLSYHEPLVRRRPCPVPG